One Thermosipho atlanticus DSM 15807 DNA window includes the following coding sequences:
- a CDS encoding ABC transporter ATP-binding protein, translating to MIKEFLKKRWPFYLAGILTLIVVDTLQLIIPKFISRAIDGLNVETPDVSLAKLMALGIIGIAVGMFITRFLWRIFIIGNARKFTYEARNLLYDKILSLDMSFFDKHRSGDLMAHFTNDMNNLERMLGPGIVMMVDAVFMSSITLFFMSTSVGWHLTLVAIVPLPIIAIISLIFGKFIYKRSRKVQDTFSDLSGFTEESIDGIRVVKTFSILPKFQEIFADRSFRNFRAMISLIKVWGVMWPLIHFVSSLSYFLTIAYGGPMVINSKITLGEFFAFNNYIGMIVWPLTAFGWVINIVQNGRASYSRILKVLNTMPKVQEPENPVEIGKIKSISIKNLSYSYPGEDRFVLKNVNMFIEEGQLIGIVGTVGSGKSTIVKIISKLYPVERNRVFINGVDINDISSEVVRTKISYVPQETFLFSSTVKNNIAFGVEEFNEMKVKEYAMLSAVHKDIERFPKGYDTVVGERGVTLSGGQKQRITIARALMRDADVYIFDDCLSAVDPETEEQIIESLRRSMQNKTMVIITHRLKVLQDADMIYVFDEGKIVEKGKHHELLENNGLYASMYKKQLIKEEL from the coding sequence TTGATTAAGGAATTTTTGAAGAAGAGATGGCCTTTTTATCTTGCAGGAATTTTAACTTTGATTGTGGTAGATACGTTACAACTTATTATTCCAAAATTTATTTCGAGAGCGATTGATGGGTTGAATGTAGAGACTCCAGATGTATCACTTGCAAAATTAATGGCGTTGGGAATTATTGGTATTGCCGTTGGTATGTTTATTACGCGATTTTTATGGCGAATTTTTATAATTGGTAATGCAAGGAAATTTACATATGAAGCGAGAAATTTGTTGTATGATAAAATTTTGTCGCTTGATATGTCTTTTTTTGATAAGCATAGAAGTGGAGATTTAATGGCGCACTTTACAAACGATATGAATAATTTAGAGAGAATGTTGGGGCCCGGTATTGTAATGATGGTTGATGCTGTGTTTATGTCTTCTATAACTTTGTTTTTTATGTCTACAAGTGTTGGTTGGCATTTAACGTTGGTAGCAATTGTTCCGTTGCCTATAATAGCGATTATTTCATTGATTTTTGGAAAGTTCATATATAAAAGGTCAAGAAAAGTCCAAGATACATTTTCAGATTTGAGTGGTTTTACTGAGGAATCGATAGATGGTATTAGAGTTGTAAAAACTTTTTCTATTTTGCCAAAGTTCCAAGAGATATTTGCGGATAGATCGTTTAGAAACTTTAGGGCAATGATTTCCTTAATTAAAGTTTGGGGTGTAATGTGGCCTTTAATTCATTTTGTTAGTTCTTTATCATACTTTTTGACGATCGCATATGGTGGTCCTATGGTTATTAATTCAAAAATTACTTTAGGTGAATTTTTTGCATTTAATAATTACATTGGTATGATTGTTTGGCCATTAACAGCTTTTGGTTGGGTGATTAATATAGTCCAGAATGGAAGAGCTTCTTATTCAAGGATTTTAAAAGTTTTGAATACAATGCCAAAAGTGCAGGAACCAGAGAATCCTGTTGAAATCGGTAAAATTAAGAGTATTAGTATAAAAAACCTTAGTTATTCTTATCCTGGTGAAGATAGATTTGTTTTGAAGAATGTAAATATGTTTATCGAAGAAGGACAGTTAATAGGGATTGTTGGAACAGTCGGGAGTGGTAAGTCTACTATTGTGAAGATTATAAGTAAGTTATATCCTGTGGAAAGAAATCGTGTTTTTATAAACGGAGTTGATATTAACGATATTTCTTCCGAAGTTGTGAGAACAAAAATTTCTTATGTTCCACAAGAAACTTTTTTATTTTCGAGTACTGTGAAAAATAATATTGCTTTTGGTGTTGAAGAATTTAATGAAATGAAAGTCAAGGAATATGCAATGTTATCTGCAGTTCATAAAGATATAGAGAGATTCCCAAAAGGTTACGATACTGTTGTTGGCGAAAGAGGTGTGACCCTTTCAGGAGGGCAAAAACAAAGAATTACTATTGCAAGAGCGTTAATGAGGGACGCCGATGTTTATATTTTTGATGACTGTCTTTCGGCGGTTGATCCAGAAACAGAAGAGCAAATTATTGAAAGTTTGAGAAGAAGTATGCAAAATAAAACAATGGTTATTATTACTCATAGGTTAAAGGTATTACAGGAT